A window of Etheostoma spectabile isolate EspeVRDwgs_2016 chromosome 24, UIUC_Espe_1.0, whole genome shotgun sequence genomic DNA:
GATCTAATTTATTCATCATGTATTTGCCATGCCAGCATAAAAGCATAGTTGTAGTCTAAAAAAACCACAGAGCTAAggtaaaaccaaacaaaaagagcagcccattggtttgtggataaaaaaggaagaaaatctATTGGAAAGCTAGCCTTTTAGCGCTTAACTCGACATAACTGCAGTGGTTATCCACAATTAGGTGCTAATAAGCCAGTGCAGCCACAGGGAACATACAAAACGGGAACAACTCTCACTACAGggacatatatataaaaaaagaaaacctaacGAGAAAACAGTTTGTCCAACAATTCAGCACATATCAGGAGATCATACGATtaaaaccaaccaaccaacaaacAGAAATGAATGTCATGTCACATTGTAAGCAGACATGTTTATCAGCCATTCTTTTGCAGATACAGTTACAAGCCACGTTGCTGTAAATTAAGACTCTCACACAGTTGATCTTTAAGACTAGCGTCTGGTATCTAGTAGCTATTTCTTGCATTCAGAACCACATCAATTCTAAATGAACATTATGCATGAGTTCCCCTTCCCGTTTATCCTCATACAAGTGGAATGTGATGCGTTAAATCACTGTACAAATGCTTTCTTAGACAAACACAACCACTCAAACCTTAGCCTTCATCTAAGACTAAACAAAACAAGTCCATATTGAGTGATtgaaaaatgaatgagaaaCAAATAAAGAGTGACTGGGTGTGAATGAGGAATCATCTTAGAACTCAGTTTTTTAAATCCCATTCGGAGGGCTGGAAGGGTCGCTGATAGACGAAGACAGTCAATCAACTACAACTGTAGAACCTGTGGgggcaattgtgtgtgtgtgtgggggagggggggtcatGTTGCAGTGAGGGACCGTGGGAGAACACTGGATGCTTATGAGATTGATGGGAGGAATGGTTTGGATTTTGCAGGGTATGTGAATCCGTGGCAGCCTGCTCATAAGCCCTGCTTGGCCAGGGCAGCGGTGACGTCCTGGGCCAGCGTGGACAGCTGGGGCGACTCCAGCACGTTGATGCTGCCGGAGGAGGACAGGTGAGGGGAGGTGCCTCCCGTCCCGACCCCAGGGGAGTGGGTGATGATGATTTCAGCGCCGTGATCCACCCGGGCTTTGGCCGTTTCCCGGAAGCTCAGCTTGTGGCTCTCGATCTGTTGGgtgcaggaagaagaagaaagaaaaaaaaaacgagttAAGGTCAGGGGTGTATTCTCTTCTTTACAGAAACTGGCAGTGACAGGacgctgtgtttgtgtgcttcttgttttgttttaccatAACATTCCCTCCTCCAGGAGTGTGGCTGGCGTTGCCCAGGGAGCCGACCTTGGCATGGGCCTTGTCTTTAAAGTCCAGCTTCACATTCTCAATGCGCACATGACCTCCCCCTGGGAACACGAcagaaggagaggaaaaggatCAAGCCCACGGGGCATCACTCGCCTGCAGGATTCTCCTGAGCAACACTCAGGGCAAACAACCGCAGCGTGCACAGGGCAAGGCACGGGAAGAACACACTTTATCTCTTTACCATcatgacacatacagtatcacACAGGGTGTGGCAATGTGgacaaaatcatcatcatcaggaaTCTTTTCCTATTTCTCTCATCATGGGAAAAATATGCAAATCACAACTGAAGCCTAAAGCAACCAGGCGCCTTCCACTTTCCTGCATTACATGAGATCAAACTTCATTTATgtataaaaacactttaataaccattttttttatacaattcaAGGCAAGATAAAGACaatttagtttataaaatggCGTATTAAATATTGGTTATACACAAGGGTCAGTAATTTCATAAAGACCTAGCATCTAtgttcatttaaaacaagcatcCTGGAATGCATGTTAGATGTCAATGTGTGTAAAAATAGATGATCAATTGCTGAAATTAGCATAAACTCACAAGAGGTCAAAACAGGAGGGTATACACCAAAAGGGCAACACATCGGTGGTAGAAAGGTTTGTATGTGAAGAAAGAAGAATGTAGAGGAAGTACATGCAACcctacaaaaactacaaaaactgcCGTACCCGGTCTGTGGCGGATGTTAGACATGGAGCCACATTTGGCGGTGATGTGGCTCAAGTCGATCTTCTTGGTCTGGATTTGGATCTGTGGGGCGGCAGCAGAAATCACGTTAGcataaaagtgtaaaaaaaaaagatatgtataTTAAAACAATATACTTTGGAGAGATGGAAGCTACAGGCAGGATAcgtgaaaaaaaggaaagtatgATTAAGTCAATCAAGAGACACAGAGGTGCTGATGTCGGTTCCCCGGAGACAGGTTCACATGAAGAGGGAGCAGCAAcagcacagacattaaacaaACACAACGCAGGCTGTATGGGACGCTACAGGGAGCAGGTGCTTCAATTAAACTTTATTGTCCATGGGTGATATGAATTAGTGCGAGCGCAAACACAGTTCCAAAGATAGAGAGACAGCACCGCATGCTGTGAAGGGGTGTTTCCATCAAGATGTTATACACTATGCAGAGAGACGGTATGCTGTGTGCCTCGGGCAAATATTAAACATATTAAATGCAGagtacaaaaacacagttgATACAGATGTAAACTATAGTTCACTAGGATTATTTACATGCCAAAATGGATAGGTTCAATGTGTTCTGCCGAGTCACTCACGTTTCCCCCGCCTGCTGCGTGCTGGATTTTGTCCAGGGAGCCACATTTAGCCTGAACGTGGCTAAAGTCCAGTTTAACACTTGGAATCATGACCTGGGAAAGACAGGGTGACTTTTTTatgcaaacagaaaacactgagagcaaagaggagaggggggggagggggcttaAAATGTCCCCCGTCCCCTTCCTGCTCCAAATAATCCTGCGTAAGTGTCCCAAATTTAAATCCACGACCTATCAATCTGTCAGCACTCACTTGGGGGAATTAGAATTTTCGCCAATCCAGACTACAGAAAACAATCTGAAGCCTTTTGTGGATGGAGTTTAGTTTTTATGCAGGGTGGATAAAGGCATTTATCAGAGAGCAGAAGCTGCACTTGGGCATTGAGTCTTGAACTTGTTGCAGCAGCCTGAAGCGAGTTTCATAATAAGAAGAATGGCACCTAATGCATACCAAAACATAGCACTTGGAAAGTTGGGGTTTTACTTCTTGGTCAATGAAAGAAGTAACATGGATGTATTGTACTTTGGCAGAActctttgttttgctttaaagATGGGTAGACAGATGAACACATaaatgtagagagagagagagagagagtgctaCAACAGTCCCCgctgaaaagagaaagaaaggaaagagaaaaagacaaagaaaagagaaaggcgTACGTACATTGCCTCCTTTGGGCGAGTGCTTCAGATTATCCTTGGAGCCGCACTTTGACTTAACATGACTGAAGTCCAGCTTCTCCTGTAAAATCTGAAcctaaaacaaaatcaaatttaagaaaaataaaagcctaTATGTGCCTCATTTAGATTATTGTGGGATGGGCGAGCCATGTGTCTTTACATGCATTTACCACTTCTTTCTGGCTGAAGTCATTTTACACTGatgctaaattaaaaatgtaaaaggtaACAGAGGTGGTAATTAATATCATCAAGCCAAAACCTACAAGTTGAAAACAAATATatccattatatatatatataaataacttaACTGAAGCTCAATTGTGGATTAATTCAAGCAATGCCTTGTGCATCATTCTgttgttttgtaaaataaaaaaacaaaaactaaatgccTACTCCATTGTTCAAAGGGCCAAAAATGAACACAGGGagaatgagaaaataaaaggagAACGAGGTTTAGGGGAAACACACAAGAGGCCTGACAGCACGCCCCTGTCTCCGCTCGACACGGACCTGACCTGGATTCTCTTGACAGCTCTTCCTCTTACatgtgtgcacgcacacacatatggacacaCACTGTTCTTACTGTCCATTTGGGGTGTCGTTTTTTTTGCATTCCTACACTTCCTTCTCGAGCTGTTGCAGCTCAGACATCTGCAAGGTCGACCAATGACAACGCATCTCTGCCGTGGGTCGGAGAGAAACGGACACTCATCTGCcctgtatgtctggcacatgttgcagaattgacaataaagttgactcGACTCAACGTGACTGAACCCAATGGCAATCTTGTCAAACTAAGAATATGTAGATTTCAAAATCTATTGTACTGTCAATTTATCAATCAAGTGTTTTGATgatcaatttgtttttgttttgttaaacaaaaacacaaaagttcaCTGGTCCAGCCTCTGTAGATATCTACCATTTTTGCTAAAATGGCTAGTCTGCCATTTTATGGATTATTCAATACTAAACGTATTATTACCATTATTCCTGGCAGCCAAAGCTTCATGTAATTATTTAAATCTTTGTTACGGTGGTGGAGACAAATCACCCACATTACCGCAAAACATCCCCAAAGCACTGTGGCTCTAGTCTTATTTTCATTGGGTGCAaatgcaatattttattttgaaataggtCTGTTAATGTCAAAATGAAGTGACATTAAGACATTATATGATGTTAAATATGTCATTAAGTGTTATTTTAACatatcatattttttatttttgtaaaatgtctgcCTCTATGTCACATTTCTCATTCACATTAGGACTGCCTGTTGCCTTGGTTATGTGATCACACATTTGCAGTCTATTAGTTGACCACGCATCTGTTACATGCCACAGACAGAGATGAGAGGACCTGAGTGTGTGCACGTTACCCTTTTTCAGTCAATGATAATATCTCCGGGTGACATTATAAAGTGGAGAACCTTGCACCTCTATTCAAATTGTCAGCACGCATTCCCTTCAATTCAAGTGAATCAGAAACCGGGCTCTTTTTTTAGGATGTAGCAAGCGACCGATgcgaagagaaagaaaaaaagaaaagaaaaagtgatgCAACTTCTCAATAAGTAATTCCGTTCCGTCTGCAATTATTAATACTCGGAGCCGGAGGGAAAATCCTGCACGGCCAGGATGACAGCAGATCCCCAGGGTGAATGATTGTGCAGGTTGACTGCTCCTCGGAGGCAACTGAAGGAATATTCTGAAGGGAATGGCTGCGGTTTTAAATCTGCTTTTAGGACTAAGCGCTGAAGCTGATTCGCATCCATCTTCGATACGGAGAAACTTGAGAGAGGTAAGAGGATGAAGACAAAGGGAAAGTCAGGGGAAGACGCCGGAGGCAGGTGATGACGGAGAGGATGTGACGACAGGGGTGTAGAGGCAGTGAGAGGGAGTGAAGATGTGAAcagagatatttttaaacatttctacaattcagagagagacagagaagaagagggttCTTACAAATGGTCCTATATAATAAGTCAAAGGACTGTTCTTAtacagcgcttttctagtctcaacaactactcaaagcgcttctacatggtacaggaaccattcagaCACTGAGGCtgtcgtacaaggtgccacctactcatcagataaacactcaaacacatttgCACTCCGATGACTCAGCAACGAGAACAACTCAGGGTTCTGTGGCCAGGGATCGatccaccaaccttccaatacGGCAGGtgactgctctaccactgagccacagccgcccctggtCAAATACGTGATCAATTTAGCTTTGGTTTTAATGTTCCTATTTCCTGCATCTGTCTTTTTACGTGTATTGTTTTATCTTTTAGAAGCACATTGTATTGCATCTTGTGTGtacaaatattatatattttgaatAGCTACAATAAAGGTGTAAACAGTATTTTCAAAACTACACATAAACTTAAACTATTAGAAGTTGAATGTAATGCAATTATTTGTCTTCTAatagtatgtttttttattaaaaaggtgTACATTACAACTTTGTCATTTACTGCCCCCATGTGGCAGCAATGGGTAAATGTGTGGCATTTGAAAGTTTAAAGGAGTtctttaccaaaaaatatgatgaaTATGATGTCAGTTCATTACATATCTATGTAAATCTATGTCTTTCTCCATGCTGTTTACATACTATGTTGTAGATTGCTAAAAGAAATGCCTGTGTGCTGTAAAGATGTCCTGCTACAAAAGTGGATGGATTCTGTTTAAAATTTTGCAGACTACAGATTTAACTTGGACCTTGATCTCATGTGATACTAAGCGATTTTCACACGAGAATCTGACATTCTATTTGAAATCCCGAGTTTGATTCAATACTACTATACTATACGTCATGTTTCAACATGGCCTGTTACCTGTCCGCCTTTCGGCTGGTGCTTGAGGTTGGAGGTGGACCCGATCTTGGACTTTACATTCTTCAGGTCAGGCAGGGGCTGATTAAGAACCTTCAGCTGCCGTTGAGCTGAGGATGGAGACTTGGGCGGGGTTCGGATGACCGCCACCTTCTTCTCCTGGAGGATGCTGAAGGACTTGGGCGTGTGGCTGCCGGGGGTGCGAGAGCCGGGGGTGCGGCAGGCGTAGCTAGGGGGTGTGCCGGGTGTGACGGCGCAGGAGCCGGGGGTGGAGGCACCGCTACGGACTGATCGGGAACGTGCAGACTCTGTACCTTGAGAGAAGAAGAGATATCTTTGGATTAGGAAACGAGATATGAAATGGAATAAAAACCCCGTAATGAAAACACAGGTGggaaaacagagacaaataGAGACAAAAACATTAGAGCAACAGATGGATTGGAGTGTATGAGCCTTCATCTGggtctgatgatgatgatgatgatgatgataaggAAACAACACTCATGGAGCGGTCAACACTGCCCTGTTGGAACTAAATTTGCTCAGtttccacaaaacacacaacccaGGTCAAACAAGAATGTTTGACAAGGAAGTTGTGAAAGCACACACAGGCAACCAAATTCATTCAACGCTGGTGGCTTGTTGCTGGGATACTGGGGCAAATCCAATAGGATATTAGTCGACAACATCCTGAATAAGAACAAGAAGTAGCAACCTGTCGTTATGGATCTCACCTGTTGCTCTGATAAGGTCACACTGCAGGTTTGACAAAGCCAAATTTATATACAGTgagtgtttgtatatatatatttatatatatatatatatatatatatatatatgcactgTACATAATAATCTAATGAAATTAAGACAATATTGggaaacaaaactaaacaagCTTGCAAATTGACCTTCCTTCTGATTGGAAGATTATCTTCTTTTAACTTTAAATGGGCAGAAATTAGATAGATACAGCAAATCAAGCATGTTTGGCATAATGCAACCCGGTTATGTATTAAGAGGGGAATGCAACTTAAGGAGACTTAAATAATTAACTATTTTAAGACTTTCTGAAACCTGCAGACACCCTTCAGTATAATGTGTGAAcaagatgaatgaatgaaggctTTGTCAATGGATGATGCTCGTTTCTATACAGAATGTAAATCCTTATTTTGGAgttctttggaaaaaaaacactttacactAATAACCAGATGTCATATGTTGACGAGGTTTTGATGGGTCTAACAGGACCTACTCGGTGCTATAGCCTTCTTGCTTCTATCTGTACGTGTGTTTGGTCTCTTTTGTCATATGCCGGTCAACACTGACCAAACATACAACAgctcttgtttgtttgtctgtttctgtgtgtcttgtaagtgagctgcagacattgttcttgctgttgtgtctctctccttcccGTATTTCCTCTCCTTGTTTTGGTGTGGTTGCAGGGAGGGATCATAGAGGAAGTGCACTGTGCACCTTCTTTGGcatgtgtagtgtacttttctgtataatGTCATcagaccaatgttttgcactgtgtttaaacaaagaaaaattgggtctcaaaaaaataaataaaagagctACTAGGTGGTCTACCTGCCATACCAGGGGCTCTTCCAGACCTGCTGTCCCCCCTGGACTGGATCGCTTTCAGAGGGGAGAGGCAAAAGGACAAGGAGGAAAAAGGGGCAGATTAAACAAGGTGATAAAGGAAAATGGGGGGAAGAGAAGAGCGGGGAAGGGAGTGTATGGTGCTAAGAGTTAGATTTTAATTAAGTAATTAAAAAGATGGGGTAAAGGAGTCATATGTATAAATGCAGGAGTATAAAGAAGCAATCTGCTGGTTCATTTGGGAGGCAAACAAGCTGGAAGGTTCTGTGTTGCGCATCTGTGTGCATATTCTTACAGGTTGGCCTGGAGGGGGTGCTGTCTTCTTGTTCAGCAGCAGGGATGTGGCGTGTCAGAGATTTGGCCGGCCTGGGCAGGGACGACCTCTTTGGGCTGCGGTACGCTCTCTcctgaatgaacacacacacactgaggagTCAATACTGGGGCTCAAGCACATGCAACGTGCATGGACATCGGTTACCTATCAGCCTGTCAATCCCTGTTTCCCTTTCATTTTACCTTCTCTGCCCATTCGTTTGACAAGGGGGATGGGCTGGAACATGCAGAGGAGCAGCGGGCCTCATTGAGCTCCGCCTGCACCAAGGGGCTCCGCTTAAGGCTACAGGCAGAGCCAGGCCGGGGGGGCTGGTGATCGGATCCCCGGCGCTGAAATGCCATCTTTAACAGAACGGCCCGCGTTGGGCTCTGGAGGGCCCGACAAGAGGCAGGAAAGCATGCAGGAGGATGTGCGAGCAAGGTGGTAGCGGTGACAAACAGATGGAGAAATAAAGAAGAGAGATGGGATGAGGTGGAGGTGAAGGGAGCGACATACTACATGCAAGTGAACTGTATGCTTTGTTATTTCACAGAATctatttttagcatttttgcCTTGGATGGATGGAGATATTCACACAAAGGACATAAATCATGAGACTAGGCCTACTAGACAGATGTAGAACATGAACTTTGCCCCTGTCTTGCATATTATGATTAGTAAGATAAGTAAAATAGTAAACCTGTACATGACAGTCTGTCTGCCTACTCTCATTTGATTTCTATACTCACAGTTGTCCTCTGTCGGGACTGGCACAAGGACAGAGGCAGGCATGCAAGACAAAATGAACGTgcacaaagagagaaataataaagacacaaatgtaggaatttaaaaaaggaagaacatATCCAGTTCGTCATGCAAACAACAAGGTCCATGAAGCATTACACGGTTATTTTGTGATAGCCTATGTACTGGAAGACATGTGTGATTTGAGAgataacaaataaagaaatggagTTAATGTGTGTATTACATGTGAGGaatgtattgaaaaaaactAACGTGTTGCGCGTCGAACGGTTCACGTCTTGCCGTCGTCAATTAATGGGttcagctagctaacgttaccttacAATGGACACCTCCAAAGGCATTAACCCACTTAAACCATGGTCAATTGCTGAGTAACATTTTTTGAAACcgttgttttatattttaatgcGTTTTACAATTGAAAtctaaagttgttttttctaaACAATAACTTTTCCTGTTTACGCCTGAGTTAGACTAATACTTGGAACAATCACCCTCATCCCTTTAGGCACTTATGCAATGCAAACGTTGTTCACTGCTCCATTAAATAGGACGGACCTTAGATACGACTAGCCCGTCTTAGCAACGACATATTTAGAGTCCGCTCAGTTCATTAGAAGATCTTTGGCTCAGCTCATAGAAGCCTTTAGCTCAGCTAAGAGCCAGAAAGCGTTCATAACCTTGTTTACAGTTTGAAATGAGTAAATATAGTTTAAAAGTATGTTTCACGAACAATTATCCGCCATGTGTAAAGTTATTGTCAGCCCCAGCATgaagtagctagctagctagcgatcTGAACAACAAACGGAAGAGGAGCAGTAACTTACTTCTTGCAGCTTGTGTTAGCCCCGTCCAGTTGTGTTAATAGGAATAAACTCAAGCACCACACAGTGTTATAAATAACCATAGCTACAGtctattttagttttcttttaatgtagctCATTGATTTAGATCTATTAACAGTCAGTTTCAACGGAACTCCATTTTATGgacaccagccaatcagaatcgagTATTCACCCAGACCATGGGTACCTAAATAAGGGATAATGTAGACTAGAGCAAGGCGGTCAACAAAAACcttttgttaattaaaaaaattgttaatgTAAAAAGATAGTGGTTCAAAGATCTGGCAAGTGACCATGGTGTAAGAGGGTTAATCCTATTTGAACGAACACCTCGTCGCTTCCTCTACTTTTATAACAAAAGCCCAATATAGTAATTACCCATTACCCATTAATAATGAATGAACAAAAAATCCTGCTTATGATATTCACAACTGTtttgagtgtgtgcgtgcatgtgttgtAGTTGATAATACTTACAGTGGTCCTTTCTCTGGACTGGTGGGCCACACTGAGGGGCTGATGGCTTTCCATACCTGTAAAGAAAGAGTTCTGCTGTAATGACAAATGTAAACCAGCAAAGGGGAGACACTTGCCAGTGCGAATTGGtttttacacacaacacacatgaaCTCCCATAAATGTACTCCGAATAGACTGCCCAAGCGTAAACGTCAAAAGTCACTATTTGGAGAAAATCAGTGATCAGCAAAATCAAAAAACTACGCGTTGAGTgtcatgaaaacattttagtcactCTACATTTTCACACAAGATGACCAACCTTCAACATGCAGCCATTTCAGGTAAACATTTAGCCTACAGTTGCATTTAACAATCAGAAAAATAATGGAAACAGGGTTGCTATAATAATTCATTAAATACCAATAATAATTCACTGAGGCATTAGTGACAAATAGAAATGAATATGTGGCAAAGCAGGAGTAAATACTCaattttttgacaaaattgAACAggcaaaagacaaaataaaaaaagaccatAACACTGTATGTTTGCCAGCTACATTGCACCTGCTTGATTTCTCAAGGAGCCATCAATAGAGAGAGAGCAAAGTCATCAAAATCCCTAAATTGTTCCAGGTTTGACTGTGCTCAGTTAGCAATAAGTTCAGTTTATAAAAAGCCAGAATAAAAAGTAATACAGGGAAGGTTGCAGAGTGTACATTAGAACTTGGCTGCACTCTCTCTATCCACAGCACCGATTCCCGGTGAAGAGTGTTCACCTGTGGCCTTGCGTCTAGCAGAGCCGTGAAGCAGAGCGGGCCTAGGATGTCTGGCTGCTGATTTGGCTACACACTTTCGAGATGGAGAACGACATTGGAGGGCTGAAACCTTATTCAGGTCAGCCCTCCTCACAGCTACAGCAAAGAGGAGAGACAGGATTATACCAATATGCAAACCTCGGTTAAATGTACTGCAGAGAGACAAATCTGTACTTAACAAGTTACACAAGTGACATTGCTATTGGATTTGAATACAGAACCAgaaccttttttcttcttcatctccTCTTTTGGTGGATGGTGGCTGGGTACTTTTCGGGACACTTTAGTCTCAGTGATGCCAGGGTGGCCCCTTCCTCTGCCAGGGGCCCGTTTAGCGGGTCTGTCCACCACAGGTGTGCTAGTAGGACGCTGGACCCGAGGAAGGGCTTCAATTTGCTCAGTCATGATACTTTTGTCATCATCTGCAGTGGAGAGGAATTAAAAGAGAACTAATTCTCCACATTCCTCGCTAGCTGGGAGCTAGCTTAGTACAAAAGACACATTAAGATTTACTATCAAACAAACTTCATGGTGTGAGCTAGTTTTtggtattgaaaataatttaaatacacattaatgtgtcttaaacatgtattttacaagtgattaattgattaattgtacAAGCTCTGGGTACCTTGTGAGTCCATCCAGCCACTGTCTGTATCTAGGATAGAGACGTCCATGGTGGTTTCATCATTAGCTTCCTGACTGGTCTGGTGCAGTACATCAGAGGTCTCTTCCACCTCCTGTTCACCcatcctctcctccccctcatcCTCCATCGTTTTATTCTGTTTCTCTTCACGCACTTCATCAGAACCAACTTCTTCCACTCGCTCCTCTCCTGTAGGGTCTTTCTCTACCACCTCACCGTCGTCTTTAGTCCCTTCATCCctatttatttgtgtatgttCTTCTACTTTATCCTCACCTATCCCATCATTTCTGTCACCTTCATCCAGTTGCTGTGGGAGATCATGGTCGGAGCATAGAGACAAGTGCAAACTGTCCGTCACAGGCTCCCCGTTATCACTGCTTTGCGCACTGTGACTACATTCTTCTGCTCCCGACATGGGATGTTCTTCTACCATCTGATCCCCTACCATTAGCCTCCCCCTAACTAGACTCTCAGGGACTTCAGCTTCTTCAATTACTTCTTGAGGCTCTTCGGCAATCTCAATGTCATCCTCTTCGTCTGCTTCTTCCTCAACTTGTGCTTGAGGTATAATGATGACTGGGGAGGATATTTGTGGCATATGTGGAGCAGACTTATCCAGAGTCACATCCTGTAACTGGATTTGGGCATCTTTCTCATCTAAGGGCATTCCAGTGCTTAAATCCTGAACAACTTTTGGAGTCTCTTGCTTTTCTATTCTTTCTAATCTTGTAGGTGTCCCATTCACACTTTCAATATTCTTGTTACCTTTTTCTGTGCTGTTTTCTAAAGACTGAGATGATGCtggtatgtttgtgtttgtcatttctggttcctctcttctttcttctaaTTCCTTCTGCTCAGATTTCAGTATTTCTTTGTCTAACTCTGTCTGTCTACTATCAATTCTGTCAGACTCTGGATGGTCCTCTGCTTTGACCTCCGGGAGGACATCATTCCCTGGCTTCTCTTTAATGATTTGGGTATCTGTGGGAGTTTCATATGGGGACTTGGGGGGGGTAGGAGTTGGGGGAACCTTGCCTCCAGTTTCCAAAGGAGTGAAAGTAAAGGAACTGTCTTGTGGGCTGGGAGAAGCCTCTCTGGAGGGGTCTTTTTCAATTTCTACTTCAGGAATTGCTTGGATCTTTATGTCACCAGGCAGGCCACTCTCCAAACGAAACTCATTCAGTCTGTCTTTTGTAGAAGTCATCGGGATTCTTAAACGATCAGGTTTCACACTTGTCGGAGCTCTTTCAA
This region includes:
- the LOC116674194 gene encoding microtubule-associated protein 2 isoform X2 gives rise to the protein MADGQQPDEHWASNGQENGENGYSAYSSAYRENGYHGGAAAHPGSTVDDSANLPPSPPPSPSAEQFGPVAQAQPDECISQASCEPSMKEDEPQVASLHEKQLAVERATPERAEVASIEPPLPSMKETEPTDTSSVEQGNQETKDLVEEVTESHLLVESKNKEAKQPLTEESNLKEEDKEGVILPSKSEAPMNESKEKPGVADGNNKECLASGSDITLHKTPVTDIQKGDQRQETVKSSPEPGNGLRATSDISAGHESGAKTYFETSSKSQEQDSSQTQSYYELSTAAEEKLHEETKSIVQKLEEQQEKKARTSSCKMSLEQRSLSLNITVESLAGQTVKGEKSRTLCPISGSFDESEVYPSTPFVQSQHQILPAVSITPTTTESPEDAPTKADTPLPSDKHKCFEHSGSLSEMLDLAGDLPRPSLERRDLDHMRRKSVPANVSALVGSSLAKLALGDQTSRVAEGESQLEEVGYCVFQEYLGPMPSPADVPSPGESPHQLFPSTESEVEEELGATKAEAVQKGTQQQDHKGIIPESSQKIGFEKKDAPVKSTLILERAPTSVKPDRLRIPMTSTKDRLNEFRLESGLPGDIKIQAIPEVEIEKDPSREASPSPQDSSFTFTPLETGGKVPPTPTPPKSPYETPTDTQIIKEKPGNDVLPEVKAEDHPESDRIDSRQTELDKEILKSEQKELEERREEPEMTNTNIPASSQSLENSTEKGNKNIESVNGTPTRLERIEKQETPKVVQDLSTGMPLDEKDAQIQLQDVTLDKSAPHMPQISSPVIIIPQAQVEEEADEEDDIEIAEEPQEVIEEAEVPESLVRGRLMVGDQMVEEHPMSGAEECSHSAQSSDNGEPVTDSLHLSLCSDHDLPQQLDEGDRNDGIGEDKVEEHTQINRDEGTKDDGEVVEKDPTGEERVEEVGSDEVREEKQNKTMEDEGEERMGEQEVEETSDVLHQTSQEANDETTMDVSILDTDSGWMDSQDDDKSIMTEQIEALPRVQRPTSTPVVDRPAKRAPGRGRGHPGITETKVSRKVPSHHPPKEEMKKKKAVRRADLNKVSALQCRSPSRKCVAKSAARHPRPALLHGSARRKATGMESHQPLSVAHQSRERTTSPTRAVLLKMAFQRRGSDHQPPRPGSACSLKRSPLVQAELNEARCSSACSSPSPLSNEWAEKERAYRSPKRSSLPRPAKSLTRHIPAAEQEDSTPSRPTSIQSRGDSRSGRAPGMAGTESARSRSVRSGASTPGSCAVTPGTPPSYACRTPGSRTPGSHTPKSFSILQEKKVAVIRTPPKSPSSAQRQLKVLNQPLPDLKNVKSKIGSTSNLKHQPKGGQVQILQEKLDFSHVKSKCGSKDNLKHSPKGGNVMIPSVKLDFSHVQAKCGSLDKIQHAAGGGNIQIQTKKIDLSHITAKCGSMSNIRHRPGGGHVRIENVKLDFKDKAHAKVGSLGNASHTPGGGNVMIESHKLSFRETAKARVDHGAEIIITHSPGVGTGGTSPHLSSSGSINVLESPQLSTLAQDVTAALAKQGL